The Thiohalomonas denitrificans genome contains a region encoding:
- a CDS encoding mechanosensitive ion channel family protein: MEVEQLLSELQQDNITLFLAGQVFLVVFIALIADLVQKRLIERVRPRVERTPSLWDDALLFAVRPPLTALIWLAGISFAADIVGQHTGAAIFEAVAPLRAVGMISVITWALIRFIQGVEANILRWKGDEYDPTTVEAVGKLLRISVVITGVLMALQTLGFSISGVLAFGGVGGIAVGFAAKDMLANFFGGLMLYLDRPFAIGDWVRSPDRNIEGTVETIGWRLTVIRTFDKRPLYVPNSTFSNIAVENPSRMHNRRIFETVGIRYDDAGKMADIVADVRRMLEEHPEIDTGQTLIVNFNGFAPSSLDFFVYTFTKTTQWTKYHEVKQDVLLKIVTIIESHGAQIAFPTSTVHVPEGLAFRGEEGAQAKVGGRSTLERV, translated from the coding sequence ATGGAAGTCGAACAACTATTGAGCGAGCTGCAACAGGACAACATTACGCTGTTTTTGGCGGGCCAGGTATTTCTGGTGGTGTTTATCGCACTGATAGCGGACCTTGTGCAAAAGCGGCTGATCGAGCGTGTTCGCCCGCGCGTCGAGCGGACGCCCTCGCTCTGGGACGATGCTCTGTTGTTCGCGGTTCGGCCGCCACTGACGGCCCTTATCTGGCTGGCGGGAATCAGCTTTGCGGCCGACATCGTCGGCCAACATACCGGTGCGGCGATCTTCGAAGCGGTGGCGCCGCTGCGGGCGGTAGGAATGATATCGGTCATCACCTGGGCACTGATTCGTTTCATTCAGGGAGTGGAGGCGAATATCCTGCGCTGGAAGGGCGACGAATACGACCCGACTACGGTTGAAGCCGTCGGCAAGCTGCTGCGTATTTCTGTGGTCATTACCGGGGTGCTCATGGCACTGCAGACCCTGGGCTTTTCCATCTCGGGGGTACTGGCGTTCGGTGGCGTCGGCGGGATTGCCGTCGGTTTCGCTGCCAAGGATATGCTCGCCAATTTCTTTGGCGGCCTGATGCTCTATCTGGATCGGCCGTTTGCGATCGGCGACTGGGTCCGTTCTCCGGATCGGAATATCGAGGGCACCGTCGAGACGATCGGCTGGCGCCTGACGGTGATCCGGACCTTCGACAAGCGCCCACTGTATGTACCCAATTCGACGTTTTCCAATATCGCCGTGGAAAACCCTTCGCGCATGCACAACCGCCGTATCTTCGAGACCGTCGGCATTCGCTATGATGATGCCGGCAAGATGGCGGATATCGTGGCGGATGTCAGGCGTATGCTCGAAGAGCATCCGGAGATCGACACCGGGCAGACGCTCATCGTCAACTTCAATGGTTTCGCTCCATCCTCTCTGGACTTCTTCGTTTACACCTTCACCAAGACGACCCAATGGACGAAGTACCATGAGGTAAAACAGGACGTACTCCTCAAAATCGTCACCATCATCGAATCCCATGGCGCCCAGATCGCCTTCCCGACTTCCACCGTCCATGTGCCGGAAGGGCTGGCATTTCGTGGCGAGGAGGGGGCTCAGGCGAAAGTGGGTGGGCGTTCGACTCTGGAGCGGGTATGA
- a CDS encoding hypoxanthine-guanine phosphoribosyltransferase has protein sequence MPVTPAEAERVYREADCLYTLEQVEAAVDRMAGEITERLHDRNPLILCVLTGALIPTGNLLPRLDFPLHIDYVHATRYQGNTSGAELDWIVRPATPLSGRVVLVVDDILDEGITLAAIIDECRRAGAAEVYSAVLVEKRHERKNGLKADYIGLEVEDRYVFGYGMDYKSYLRNAPGIFAVKREA, from the coding sequence ATGCCCGTAACTCCAGCAGAAGCGGAACGCGTATACCGTGAAGCCGATTGCCTCTACACTCTCGAGCAAGTGGAAGCCGCCGTGGATCGCATGGCGGGCGAAATCACCGAGCGGCTGCACGACCGCAATCCACTGATCCTCTGTGTACTGACCGGTGCGCTGATACCGACCGGTAATCTGTTGCCGCGGCTCGACTTCCCCCTGCACATCGACTATGTCCATGCCACCCGCTACCAGGGCAATACCAGCGGAGCAGAGCTGGACTGGATCGTACGTCCGGCCACGCCCCTGTCGGGACGTGTCGTGCTGGTGGTCGATGATATTCTTGATGAGGGGATTACCCTGGCGGCCATAATCGACGAATGTCGGCGGGCGGGCGCGGCTGAGGTCTATAGTGCTGTGCTGGTCGAGAAACGGCATGAGCGGAAGAATGGACTGAAGGCCGACTACATTGGGCTCGAAGTGGAAGACCGCTATGTTTTCGGTTATGGCATGGATTACAAGAGTTACTTGCGAAATGCTCCGGGAATTTTCGCAGTGAAGCGGGAGGCTTAA
- a CDS encoding CYTH domain-containing protein has protein sequence MGTEIERKFRVRDDSWRKQADAGTRFRQGYLVGSEMASVRVRIEGEKANLNIKSATLGVTRSEYEYAIPRDEAEELLEKLCEKPLIEKTRYRLTFAGVLWEVDVFAGDNEGLVVAEVELASEDATFEVPPWAGEEVSHDKRYYNVCLVKHPYKDWTDRDQ, from the coding sequence ATGGGGACCGAAATAGAACGTAAATTCCGGGTTCGGGATGACAGTTGGCGCAAACAGGCCGATGCGGGCACCCGCTTTCGACAGGGCTACCTCGTGGGCTCGGAAATGGCCTCCGTACGTGTTCGCATCGAGGGTGAGAAGGCCAATCTCAATATCAAAAGCGCTACGCTGGGGGTTACCCGCAGTGAGTACGAGTATGCGATACCGCGGGATGAAGCAGAGGAGTTGCTTGAGAAGCTTTGCGAAAAACCGCTGATTGAGAAGACCCGATACCGTCTTACGTTCGCCGGCGTGCTCTGGGAGGTGGATGTCTTTGCGGGGGATAACGAGGGACTGGTCGTGGCCGAGGTGGAACTGGCGTCCGAAGATGCGACGTTCGAGGTGCCACCCTGGGCCGGCGAAGAGGTCTCGCATGACAAGCGTTATTACAATGTCTGCCTGGTAAAACACCCTTATAAGGATTGGACCGACCGTGACCAATAG
- a CDS encoding zinc-dependent alcohol dehydrogenase family protein, which produces MRAMLMAEPGSPDVLQPADVSKPGPLGEHDILVRVKAIGVNPIDTKLRGRGTFYPEKMPAILGCDGAGVVEAAGSEVTRFRLGDEVYFCNGGIGAAPGTYAEYTVMNEHVAAAKPASLDFMQAAATPLVLITAWESLHDRAQIIAGQDILIHAGAGGVGHMAIQLAKAAGCRVITTVGSAEKAEFARQMGADETVLYKEQDFARAVLDWSDGEGVDVALDTVGGAIFEQTFGAVRPYGKVVTLLQPGPDTDWKQARLHNLQISLELMLSPMYMGWKDALRHQGWILEQCAQLFDRGELAVHVSHKLPLEQAPEAHRLIEAGGMIGKVVLTVD; this is translated from the coding sequence ATGCGAGCGATGCTCATGGCGGAACCCGGTAGTCCTGACGTGCTGCAACCGGCCGATGTATCGAAACCCGGGCCTCTTGGGGAACACGACATTCTCGTACGGGTGAAGGCCATCGGGGTGAATCCCATCGATACCAAATTGCGGGGGCGCGGCACCTTCTACCCGGAGAAGATGCCGGCCATCCTCGGTTGTGACGGCGCCGGTGTGGTGGAGGCCGCGGGGAGCGAAGTCACCCGCTTTCGGCTCGGGGACGAGGTCTATTTCTGCAACGGCGGCATCGGCGCCGCGCCGGGGACATACGCCGAATATACGGTCATGAACGAGCATGTAGCTGCGGCCAAACCCGCCTCCCTCGACTTCATGCAGGCCGCTGCCACCCCGCTGGTGCTGATCACGGCCTGGGAATCCCTCCATGATCGTGCCCAGATCATCGCCGGCCAGGATATCCTGATTCATGCCGGTGCGGGAGGGGTCGGCCATATGGCCATTCAACTCGCCAAGGCCGCCGGCTGCCGGGTGATCACCACCGTCGGCAGTGCCGAGAAGGCGGAGTTCGCCAGGCAGATGGGAGCCGACGAAACCGTTCTCTACAAGGAGCAGGATTTCGCCCGGGCGGTGCTCGACTGGAGTGACGGAGAGGGCGTCGATGTGGCCCTGGACACCGTGGGCGGGGCGATCTTCGAACAAACCTTCGGTGCCGTCCGCCCCTATGGCAAGGTCGTTACCCTGCTTCAACCGGGGCCGGATACCGACTGGAAACAGGCGAGACTGCATAACCTGCAAATCAGTCTGGAGCTGATGCTCTCGCCCATGTATATGGGATGGAAAGACGCCCTCCGGCACCAGGGCTGGATCCTCGAACAGTGCGCACAGCTGTTCGACCGGGGGGAACTTGCCGTGCACGTATCGCACAAGCTACCTCTGGAGCAGGCTCCGGAGGCCCACCGTCTCATCGAAGCGGGCGGCATGATCGGCAAAGTGGTACTGACGGTGGATTAA
- the nagZ gene encoding beta-N-acetylhexosaminidase produces the protein MSLGPVMVDVKGTALEPDEREMLRHPAVGGVILFSRNYHDVDQLRDLVAEIHAVREPQLLVAVDHEGGRVQRFRSGFTRLPKARRLGEIHARDPSRARRLSQTAGWVMARELRAVGIDFSFAPVLDLERGISGVIGDRAFHSDPEIVAELAGAYILGMREAGMAATAKHFPGHGAVIEDSHEAIPVDERRFADIFAEDVLPFERLIRQGLAAVMPAHVIYSRVVPEPAGFSPFWLQEVLRKRLGFQGVVFSDDLDMEGASVAGNYPERAKAALAAGCDMAIICNNPPAASRIIETLGEDANPVLHARLARMHGLHPVNLSELHRDPHWRRASEALHALEDDPSLELGI, from the coding sequence ATGTCTCTGGGTCCCGTTATGGTCGACGTGAAGGGCACGGCACTCGAGCCCGATGAGCGCGAGATGCTGCGCCATCCCGCAGTCGGCGGCGTTATCCTGTTCAGCCGTAACTATCACGACGTCGATCAGCTTCGGGACCTGGTCGCCGAGATCCATGCAGTGCGGGAGCCACAACTGCTGGTCGCGGTGGATCACGAAGGTGGACGGGTTCAGCGCTTTCGCTCCGGCTTCACCAGACTCCCCAAGGCTCGGCGGCTGGGGGAGATTCATGCGCGTGATCCCTCCCGTGCCCGTCGCCTGTCGCAGACGGCAGGCTGGGTGATGGCGCGTGAGTTGCGCGCCGTCGGCATCGATTTCAGTTTCGCGCCGGTGCTCGATCTGGAACGGGGGATCAGCGGTGTTATCGGGGATCGCGCCTTTCACAGCGACCCGGAAATCGTGGCTGAACTGGCTGGCGCCTACATCCTGGGAATGCGGGAGGCGGGCATGGCGGCTACCGCCAAGCACTTTCCGGGGCATGGCGCCGTTATCGAGGATTCTCATGAGGCGATACCCGTCGATGAGCGGCGTTTTGCCGACATCTTTGCCGAGGATGTGCTGCCGTTCGAGCGCCTTATCCGCCAGGGGCTGGCAGCCGTAATGCCTGCCCATGTCATTTATTCCCGGGTGGTGCCGGAACCGGCGGGATTTTCACCCTTCTGGCTTCAGGAGGTCTTGCGGAAGCGGCTGGGGTTCCAGGGGGTAGTCTTCAGTGACGATCTCGATATGGAAGGCGCCAGTGTGGCGGGAAACTATCCGGAACGTGCCAAAGCAGCTCTGGCAGCAGGATGCGATATGGCGATTATCTGTAATAATCCCCCGGCTGCGTCCCGGATTATCGAGACGCTCGGGGAGGATGCCAATCCGGTTCTCCACGCCCGTCTGGCCCGGATGCACGGGTTGCACCCGGTGAATCTGAGTGAACTCCATCGCGACCCGCACTGGCGGCGTGCCTCCGAGGCACTGCATGCGCTGGAGGACGATCCGAGTCTGGAACTGGGGATCTGA
- a CDS encoding CsiV family protein, with amino-acid sequence MRGILFILLATLIAAPVAAADREEVRWYDVELIIFTPGEDRFLDAEAWPEAPRLPETEEARLPGEPIGAQEIEAFQILTPDELQLAGAYRRLQDSSQFEPLVHIGWRQPGLNKNEALPVRITLDANGQLLTGERTPSTAARGALSQQADLPRLDGTVTVVLSRYLHLNTDLVYRIEADSAMPGGMFGEPSTQDPAIINLSTRGRSDEVRSREQSLAPDTEPFARGPRYLEFVVNDSRRMRSRELHYVDHPVLGVIALITPYEAP; translated from the coding sequence ATGCGTGGAATCCTGTTCATTTTGCTCGCCACCCTGATCGCCGCCCCGGTTGCCGCGGCTGATCGTGAGGAGGTGCGTTGGTACGATGTTGAGCTGATCATCTTCACCCCGGGTGAGGATCGCTTCCTGGATGCCGAGGCCTGGCCTGAAGCACCCCGATTGCCGGAGACCGAAGAGGCCCGCTTGCCGGGGGAACCAATAGGGGCGCAAGAAATCGAAGCGTTTCAGATCCTCACGCCCGACGAGCTACAACTGGCCGGTGCCTACCGCCGACTGCAGGACTCATCGCAATTTGAACCACTGGTTCATATCGGCTGGCGCCAACCCGGACTGAACAAAAACGAAGCCCTGCCGGTACGCATCACGCTGGATGCCAATGGCCAGCTTTTGACCGGTGAACGAACCCCATCCACAGCAGCACGCGGGGCACTGAGTCAGCAGGCCGACTTACCCCGTCTGGATGGGACAGTGACGGTTGTCCTGTCGCGCTACCTGCACTTGAACACCGATCTGGTCTACCGCATCGAAGCCGATAGTGCCATGCCGGGTGGCATGTTCGGAGAGCCGTCGACGCAGGATCCGGCCATCATCAATCTCAGCACACGGGGGCGGTCGGATGAAGTGAGAAGCCGAGAACAATCACTTGCGCCCGATACGGAGCCTTTCGCGAGAGGACCCCGCTACCTGGAGTTTGTGGTAAACGACTCCCGCCGGATGCGCAGCAGAGAGTTGCATTATGTCGACCACCCGGTTTTGGGGGTCATCGCGCTGATTACACCGTATGAGGCCCCTTGA
- a CDS encoding L,D-transpeptidase → MTNSQIEVSIGKQRLRLLEESRIAMEVKVSTAKNGPGERNGSECTPRGRHIVRAKVGAGCPENTVFRARRPTGEIYSPELRRRFPERDWILTRILWLSGTEPGRNRLGDVDTMRRYVYIHGCPDDDPMGIPSSHGCVKMRNRELVELFERVAVGTPVIIREWLDH, encoded by the coding sequence GTGACCAATAGTCAGATCGAGGTCAGCATCGGCAAGCAGCGCCTGCGCCTGCTTGAGGAGAGCCGCATCGCGATGGAGGTGAAGGTTTCCACGGCGAAAAACGGCCCGGGCGAACGCAACGGCAGCGAATGTACCCCCCGGGGGCGGCATATCGTTCGCGCCAAGGTGGGGGCCGGATGTCCCGAGAACACGGTATTCCGTGCGCGCCGACCCACCGGGGAGATCTACTCCCCGGAACTGCGCCGCCGATTCCCCGAACGCGACTGGATCCTGACACGGATCCTGTGGCTCTCCGGGACCGAGCCGGGCCGGAATCGTCTCGGCGATGTCGATACCATGCGCCGCTATGTCTATATCCACGGCTGCCCGGATGACGACCCTATGGGGATCCCCTCGTCTCATGGCTGCGTGAAGATGCGCAACCGTGAACTGGTCGAGCTGTTTGAGCGCGTGGCGGTTGGCACCCCGGTCATCATCCGGGAGTGGTTAGACCACTGA
- the mfd gene encoding transcription-repair coupling factor, giving the protein MPYVSPLAPEPARRPGEQTRWGRLYGSAMGLVVSATARQHDGIVLVVTSDMGAASRLEHELRFYNGPDDDVPVFTFPDWETLPYDKFSPHQDIVSERLTILHQLPELDRGVLIVPISTLMHRLPPREFVQSRTLVLDVGDTINIDSMRRRLEESGYRCVSQAMEHGEFAVRGSLLDLYPMGSRLPYRIELFDDEVETIRTYDPEDQRSIDKVDRVRLLSAREFPLDETGIRQFREAYRAAFEGDPKKSVVYRDVSQGIAPPGIEYYLPLFFGHTESLFDYLPGNALLLTTKAVDEGIESFRQETQDRYELSRYNLDYPPLEPNRVFLEVPETFGQLKRLPRTRLQPFEITEGERGINYATEAPPSLTFDIRTEHPTDRLMQFVNGFPGRVLFSAESPGRRETLLEMLRGCGLHPVAVESWREFMEADQPVGMLVTPLENGLVVDDPAIAVIAEPQLYGEHVVQRRRRNRSRARDADAVVRHLAELQVGAPVVHEDHGVGRYTGLQTLDIGGVEAEFLTLEYAGNDKLYVPVSSLHLISRYTGVSPETAPLHKLGSGQWEKARRRASEKVRDVAAELLDIYARRAARQGVAYPLDRSQYGAFAASFPFEETPDQQDAIDAVIADMVSPQPMDRLICGDVGFGKTEVAMRAAFTAVMGGKQVAVLVPTTLLAEQHFQNFRDRFADWPVQIETLSRFRSKKEQDQAIVGLEKGRIDIVIGTHKLLQPTIRYKDLGLVIIDEEHRFGVRQKDKFKALRSEVDVLTLTATPIPRTLNLALGGMRELSVIASPPARRLAVKTFVNDWNTGLIKEACLREIRRGGQVYFLHNDVDSIGRMARELQELVPEATVEVAHGQMRERELERVMSDFYHQRFNILVCTTIIETGIDIPTANTIIINRADRFGVAQLYQLRGRVGRSHHRAYAYLFIPSRQAITPDAAKRLEAVESIEELGTGFTLATHDLEIRGAGELLGDEQSGQMQEIGFTLYSELLERAVKALKEGKEPDLDKSLHQGTEIELGTPALIPDDYLPDVHSRLMLYKRIASAADSDELRELQVEMIDRFGLLPEPTKTLFRITELKLKASPLGIIKIEFGEAGGRLIFAAEPNVDPMRIITLVQNEPDTYRFEGGERLRIMRSMPDVEDRVEQLERLLKHLSA; this is encoded by the coding sequence ATGCCCTACGTATCACCTCTTGCCCCCGAGCCGGCCCGACGGCCCGGCGAACAGACCCGCTGGGGCCGTCTCTATGGCAGTGCCATGGGGTTGGTCGTCTCTGCCACTGCGCGCCAGCACGACGGCATTGTCCTCGTGGTCACCTCCGACATGGGTGCCGCTTCACGCCTCGAACACGAGCTGCGTTTCTACAACGGGCCCGACGACGATGTGCCGGTATTCACCTTTCCGGACTGGGAGACACTGCCCTACGACAAATTTTCGCCTCACCAGGATATTGTCTCCGAACGGCTGACGATTCTTCACCAGTTGCCGGAACTGGATCGAGGCGTACTGATCGTACCCATCTCCACGCTTATGCACCGACTACCGCCACGGGAATTCGTGCAGAGCCGTACTTTGGTCCTGGATGTGGGTGACACCATCAATATCGACTCGATGCGCAGACGTCTGGAGGAGAGCGGCTATCGCTGCGTCTCCCAGGCGATGGAGCATGGTGAATTTGCCGTCCGGGGGAGTCTGCTGGACCTCTATCCGATGGGGAGTCGGCTGCCTTACCGTATTGAGCTGTTCGACGATGAGGTCGAGACCATTCGCACGTACGATCCGGAGGATCAGCGCTCCATCGACAAGGTCGACCGGGTCCGTCTGTTGTCTGCTCGTGAATTTCCCCTGGACGAAACGGGGATTCGGCAATTTCGAGAGGCCTATCGGGCCGCTTTTGAAGGTGATCCGAAAAAGAGCGTGGTCTACCGTGATGTCAGCCAGGGGATCGCCCCGCCGGGCATCGAGTATTACCTTCCGCTATTTTTCGGGCACACGGAAAGTCTCTTCGATTATCTCCCCGGCAATGCCCTGCTACTGACCACCAAGGCGGTGGATGAGGGTATCGAGAGTTTCCGGCAGGAGACGCAGGACCGCTATGAACTGAGCCGCTACAACCTCGACTACCCACCCCTGGAGCCGAATCGGGTATTCCTCGAAGTCCCCGAAACCTTCGGCCAGCTCAAGCGCCTGCCCCGCACCCGACTGCAGCCGTTCGAGATCACGGAGGGCGAACGTGGTATCAATTACGCCACCGAGGCACCTCCGAGTCTCACCTTTGATATCCGCACCGAGCATCCGACCGATCGTCTGATGCAGTTCGTCAACGGATTCCCGGGGCGGGTGCTGTTCAGTGCCGAATCCCCGGGCCGTCGTGAAACCCTGCTGGAAATGCTGCGGGGCTGCGGACTGCATCCGGTAGCAGTCGAGAGCTGGCGCGAGTTCATGGAGGCCGACCAGCCAGTCGGCATGCTGGTCACACCGCTGGAAAATGGGCTGGTGGTGGACGATCCGGCCATCGCGGTCATTGCCGAGCCACAACTCTATGGCGAACACGTGGTGCAACGGCGTCGGCGTAACCGGAGCCGGGCCCGCGATGCCGATGCCGTGGTACGCCACCTGGCGGAACTCCAGGTCGGCGCACCGGTCGTGCATGAGGACCACGGCGTGGGTCGCTATACGGGACTGCAGACGCTCGACATCGGGGGCGTAGAAGCCGAATTCCTCACCCTGGAATACGCCGGCAACGACAAGCTTTATGTGCCTGTCTCCTCCCTTCACCTGATCAGCCGCTACACCGGTGTGTCGCCGGAGACGGCGCCCCTGCACAAACTGGGCAGCGGCCAGTGGGAAAAGGCCAGGCGCAGAGCCTCGGAGAAGGTTCGCGATGTGGCGGCGGAACTGCTGGATATCTATGCGCGCCGGGCGGCCCGACAGGGCGTCGCCTATCCGCTGGACCGAAGCCAGTACGGCGCTTTTGCCGCGAGTTTTCCGTTCGAGGAGACCCCCGATCAGCAGGATGCAATCGATGCAGTCATCGCGGACATGGTCTCCCCACAACCGATGGATCGCCTCATCTGCGGCGATGTCGGCTTCGGCAAGACGGAGGTGGCGATGCGAGCCGCCTTCACTGCCGTCATGGGAGGCAAGCAGGTGGCCGTCCTGGTGCCGACCACGCTACTGGCCGAGCAGCATTTCCAGAACTTTCGCGATCGCTTCGCCGACTGGCCGGTCCAGATTGAAACCCTGTCGCGCTTTCGCTCCAAAAAGGAGCAGGACCAGGCGATAGTCGGCCTCGAAAAGGGCCGGATCGATATTGTAATCGGCACCCACAAGCTCCTTCAGCCGACGATCCGCTACAAGGACCTGGGGCTGGTTATCATCGATGAGGAGCACCGGTTCGGCGTGCGTCAGAAGGACAAGTTCAAGGCCCTGCGCTCGGAAGTCGACGTACTGACGCTGACTGCGACTCCGATTCCTCGCACCCTCAACCTGGCCCTCGGCGGCATGCGCGAGCTCTCCGTCATTGCCAGCCCGCCCGCCCGGCGACTGGCCGTCAAGACCTTCGTTAATGACTGGAACACCGGCCTCATCAAGGAAGCCTGTCTACGCGAGATCCGCCGCGGCGGTCAGGTCTATTTCCTTCATAACGACGTCGACAGCATCGGTCGCATGGCTCGCGAACTACAGGAACTGGTGCCGGAGGCCACGGTCGAGGTGGCTCACGGCCAGATGCGGGAGCGGGAACTCGAACGGGTCATGTCGGATTTCTACCACCAGCGTTTCAACATCCTGGTGTGTACCACCATCATCGAGACCGGGATCGACATACCGACGGCCAATACCATCATCATCAACCGCGCCGATCGCTTCGGAGTGGCACAGCTCTACCAATTGCGCGGTCGGGTCGGTCGCTCTCACCACCGCGCCTATGCCTACCTGTTCATTCCCTCACGACAGGCCATTACGCCGGATGCGGCGAAACGACTGGAGGCGGTGGAGTCCATCGAGGAGCTGGGTACCGGATTTACGCTTGCTACCCATGACCTGGAGATCCGCGGCGCCGGCGAACTGTTGGGTGACGAGCAGAGCGGTCAGATGCAGGAAATCGGATTCACGCTCTACTCGGAACTGCTGGAACGGGCGGTGAAGGCCCTGAAGGAGGGCAAGGAACCGGATCTCGACAAGTCGCTGCACCAGGGTACCGAGATCGAGCTCGGCACCCCGGCTCTCATTCCGGATGACTACCTGCCCGATGTGCACAGTCGCCTGATGCTCTACAAGCGCATTGCCAGTGCGGCGGACAGTGATGAACTCCGGGAGCTTCAGGTCGAGATGATCGACCGCTTCGGCCTGCTGCCGGAACCGACAAAGACTTTGTTCCGAATTACAGAGCTGAAACTTAAGGCAAGCCCGCTCGGTATCATCAAGATCGAATTCGGCGAAGCCGGCGGACGGTTGATCTTCGCCGCGGAGCCGAATGTGGACCCGATGCGGATCATCACACTCGTGCAAAACGAGCCCGACACGTATCGCTTCGAGGGTGGCGAACGGCTGCGAATCATGCGTTCGATGCCCGACGTCGAGGACCGAGTCGAACAGCTCGAACGGCTACTCAAGCACCTCTCTGCATAG
- a CDS encoding S-methyl-5'-thioinosine phosphorylase, with translation MAKLAIIGGTGLTSLKGLEIVKREVSHTPYGEPSGPLVHGELAGNEVMFLPRHGSGHTIPPHKINYRANLWALRENGAEKVIAVNAIGGIRADLTPGRLAFPDQIIDYTWSRVNTYFEEGLTHVTHIDFTEPYCSELRQLLLEVAEDVGIDAAGEGTYGATQGPRLETRAEIDRLERDGCDMVGMTGMPEAALARELDLCYASIAVVANVAAGRGEGEITMAAIEQHLMSGMESVRRLLETAVPRC, from the coding sequence GTGGCAAAACTGGCGATTATCGGTGGTACCGGTCTGACATCCCTGAAAGGACTGGAGATCGTCAAGCGCGAGGTCAGTCATACCCCCTATGGCGAACCATCGGGACCTCTGGTGCATGGGGAGCTGGCAGGCAACGAGGTGATGTTTTTGCCGCGTCACGGCTCGGGTCACACCATCCCGCCCCACAAAATCAACTATCGGGCCAACCTTTGGGCCCTTAGGGAGAACGGGGCCGAAAAGGTGATTGCGGTAAACGCCATCGGGGGGATCCGTGCCGATTTGACGCCTGGCCGGCTGGCCTTTCCGGATCAGATCATCGACTACACCTGGTCGCGGGTGAACACCTATTTCGAAGAGGGGCTCACGCACGTAACCCATATCGATTTCACAGAGCCGTACTGTAGCGAACTGCGGCAGCTCCTGCTGGAGGTGGCCGAGGATGTCGGAATCGATGCGGCAGGCGAAGGAACTTACGGTGCCACTCAGGGCCCGCGTCTGGAGACCCGTGCGGAAATCGACCGGCTGGAGCGGGATGGCTGCGACATGGTGGGCATGACCGGAATGCCCGAAGCTGCGCTGGCCCGCGAACTGGATCTTTGCTACGCCTCGATTGCGGTGGTTGCCAATGTGGCCGCAGGCCGGGGAGAGGGCGAAATCACCATGGCCGCAATCGAGCAGCATTTGATGAGCGGCATGGAGAGTGTCCGCCGCCTGCTGGAGACGGCGGTGCCGCGCTGTTGA